The Bacteroidota bacterium genome includes a region encoding these proteins:
- a CDS encoding T9SS type A sorting domain-containing protein: MKYFIFNILFLFQIHCSLAQWNLIEENVMGYQCYNDIEFISDSVGFVVTYNLIGKTENAGTTWSFDSTKIGFFDIIDFINADTGIICCYPVDGTEIILTMDGGSTWSFPDIADVSFYIDDIELLNSGKIKIIESIPDNLLLHNISDFYTDYEGTMLLSGYATDIDFPSVDTGYMAGFFDIEFTSSNVIRTYDGGLTWLPSDSELNGPDLGICFPTSQVGYGYGDGLTQIWKSEDYGNIWELLEWDFSQGLDPHDIDITNVYFYNSEVGFVATSTEIGDDVHFEVLRTIDGGMTWDSTDFDGGTEIYVTDIFCTDQLTCYMTTCNSGIYKTSNGGGNIDTTIINSIGQFNSDLRISFFPNPASNSIFINFPNENKQISIKTFNSFGERVNLDLQKNSYNDISQLPSGMYISEVTTELVTILEKWIKL; encoded by the coding sequence ATGAAATATTTCATTTTTAACATTCTTTTTCTTTTCCAAATCCATTGCAGTTTAGCACAATGGAATCTTATCGAAGAAAACGTTATGGGTTATCAATGCTATAACGATATAGAATTTATTTCGGATTCGGTTGGATTTGTTGTAACTTATAATTTAATTGGCAAAACTGAAAATGCTGGTACCACATGGTCTTTCGATTCAACAAAAATTGGTTTTTTTGATATAATAGATTTTATTAATGCCGATACAGGAATAATATGTTGTTATCCTGTAGATGGTACAGAAATCATATTAACAATGGATGGTGGTTCTACGTGGTCATTTCCAGATATAGCAGATGTCTCATTTTATATTGATGATATTGAGCTTCTCAATTCAGGAAAAATTAAAATCATAGAATCCATACCTGATAATTTATTGCTCCATAATATTTCAGATTTTTATACAGATTATGAAGGCACCATGCTATTGTCTGGCTATGCAACCGACATTGACTTTCCTTCCGTTGATACTGGTTATATGGCTGGTTTTTTTGATATTGAATTTACGTCATCGAATGTAATAAGAACTTATGATGGTGGATTAACATGGTTACCAAGTGATTCAGAGTTAAATGGACCTGATCTTGGAATTTGTTTTCCAACTTCACAGGTGGGATATGGTTATGGAGATGGTTTAACTCAAATTTGGAAATCGGAGGATTACGGTAATATTTGGGAATTATTAGAATGGGATTTTAGTCAGGGGTTAGATCCGCATGATATTGATATTACAAATGTTTATTTTTATAATAGTGAGGTTGGGTTTGTTGCTACATCTACCGAAATAGGAGACGATGTTCATTTTGAAGTATTACGAACAATAGATGGTGGTATGACATGGGACTCAACAGATTTTGATGGCGGAACCGAAATTTATGTTACAGATATTTTTTGCACCGACCAATTAACCTGCTACATGACAACATGCAACAGTGGAATATATAAAACATCTAATGGTGGTGGTAATATCGACACCACAATTATTAATTCAATTGGACAATTTAATTCTGATTTACGCATCAGTTTCTTTCCCAATCCAGCTTCAAACTCGATATTTATAAACTTTCCAAATGAAAATAAACAAATTTCAATTAAAACATTCAATTCATTTGGAGAAAGAGTCAATCTTGATTTACAGAAAAACAGCTATAATGATATTAGTCAGCTCCCTAGCGGAATGTATATTTCAGAGGTTACAACGGAATTAGTCACAATACTAGAGAAATGGATTAAGCTATAA
- a CDS encoding DUF2723 domain-containing protein, with protein MNSFNKINNITGWMVFAIAIIVYAVTMEATASFWDCGEFIAATYKLQVVHPPGAPIFLMVGRIFTLFASNPEQVPLMTNFFSALSTAFSILFCFWIITRMAKKMVSGANDPTSSETAIIMFSGIIGATVCLFLDSMWFSAVESEVYALATFFFVIIFWSIVKWESHAEDPNSDRWILFMALMMGLSIGVHLLALLVIPAICLIYYFKNYKYSPKGFWSTILIGVGLVAFILYGLLDKLIGLGAAFDRLFVNGFNLGYGSGLIFYSVIIIGAIVWTIRYSIKKGKRVLYITMMSFSMLLIGLTSYAMVLIRAKAEPVINMNGINDVHSFLSYLKREQYGSRALFKGPLWTAQPIEYEKGKAKYGVVEGKDGYVVVSHEFIPQYDIPAEYLNSPNLSDNAKTIQKRNKEVLFPRMGSLEDRHASLYYQYAGVPEGQEETYVPTFEDNMGFFFNYQLGHMFWRYFMWNFSGRQNDNQGNFYDGYKDGNWITGITAIDKSKNEQLVDLPASFKDLSTHNTFYMIPFILGIMGMVYQFRKDKTGFIVVLTLFLFMGFMNIINMNQPPTEPRERDYAQIGAFFAFAIWVGFSIGAMVDLAKNFKNKKTLQEYALYASLILLAMFFTGLTMYSFTTFLMVLVYSLAVMFALGLIGSLIYNATKKEFSLALVAFIICLSGPILMAQQGWDDHNRSTRTFARDIARNYLESCPPNAILFTQGDNDTYPLWYAQEVEGIRTDIRIINLSLLGVDWYINQLRHATNETQPIQLILSSDKILGDKRNQIVSNEKSRYKTNTMELSEFIKFIGTDDPKLQIYSEGLEDYFNYMPTQNLRITIDPETMKKNDIVPDNIAQDTKKELNFNLKRNTLLKNDLMTLDIVASNINTRPICFAISVTGDSHLGLEKYLMQRNMVYQLMPVEMENEKSLMDGYRKNMNTDIQYDLLVNQKEKFTYGGVEKGGKMYIDPSGYGSILTTKYLNYFELVKSLNEERLYLDAQARQMMTDTVNEEYDEVGKELMQQSAEKKQKALQVLDMMLTLFPNSSVPYDYNMVNVAQVYEQLGNKEKALEIVRTMEARTFDELEYYYKMTQNDRFTADMFEQDKYQAETCVYFSTELAKKAGDAEYADALNSKWENLRLKYGILAPNERNRNSK; from the coding sequence ATGAATAGCTTTAATAAGATCAACAATATTACGGGTTGGATGGTATTTGCAATAGCCATTATTGTATATGCCGTTACTATGGAGGCAACGGCAAGTTTTTGGGATTGCGGTGAGTTTATCGCAGCCACCTACAAGTTACAGGTAGTGCATCCGCCCGGAGCACCGATCTTTTTAATGGTGGGGAGAATATTCACCCTTTTTGCCTCAAACCCTGAGCAGGTGCCACTTATGACCAATTTCTTTTCGGCTTTGTCAACGGCATTTTCCATTCTGTTCTGTTTTTGGATCATTACCCGTATGGCAAAAAAAATGGTTTCAGGTGCAAATGACCCAACTTCCTCAGAAACAGCAATTATTATGTTTTCAGGCATAATCGGCGCTACAGTGTGTCTTTTTTTAGACTCCATGTGGTTTTCAGCAGTAGAATCGGAGGTTTATGCCCTCGCAACCTTCTTTTTTGTGATCATATTCTGGTCCATCGTTAAATGGGAGTCGCATGCTGAGGATCCGAATTCTGACCGTTGGATACTGTTTATGGCATTGATGATGGGTTTGTCGATAGGAGTGCATTTACTTGCCTTACTCGTTATTCCGGCAATTTGCCTTATCTATTATTTCAAAAATTATAAATATAGCCCTAAGGGATTTTGGTCAACCATACTTATCGGGGTAGGACTCGTGGCATTTATATTATATGGTCTGCTCGACAAATTAATTGGTTTAGGCGCTGCATTCGACAGATTGTTTGTTAACGGATTTAATTTAGGGTATGGCTCCGGATTAATTTTCTACAGTGTAATTATAATCGGTGCAATTGTATGGACCATTCGATATTCCATTAAAAAAGGAAAACGTGTTTTATACATTACAATGATGTCGTTTTCTATGTTATTGATCGGGTTAACTTCTTATGCAATGGTATTGATAAGAGCAAAAGCTGAACCTGTAATTAATATGAATGGAATTAATGATGTGCACAGCTTTTTATCTTATTTAAAACGCGAACAATACGGAAGCCGTGCATTATTTAAAGGTCCGTTATGGACTGCCCAACCAATAGAATACGAAAAAGGAAAAGCGAAATATGGTGTTGTGGAAGGAAAGGATGGTTATGTAGTTGTATCGCATGAATTTATACCCCAATACGATATCCCTGCTGAATACCTTAACTCTCCGAATTTAAGTGATAATGCAAAAACCATTCAAAAACGAAATAAAGAAGTTTTATTTCCGAGAATGGGGTCTTTAGAAGACAGACATGCAAGTTTATATTATCAATATGCCGGTGTTCCGGAAGGCCAGGAAGAAACTTATGTTCCAACCTTTGAAGATAATATGGGATTCTTTTTTAATTATCAGTTAGGACATATGTTCTGGCGATATTTTATGTGGAATTTTTCTGGACGCCAAAATGATAATCAGGGAAATTTTTACGATGGATATAAAGATGGAAACTGGATTACAGGAATTACTGCCATCGATAAATCTAAAAATGAACAACTCGTAGATCTTCCTGCAAGTTTTAAAGATCTCAGTACACATAATACCTTTTACATGATTCCATTTATTTTAGGAATTATGGGAATGGTGTATCAATTCAGAAAAGATAAAACAGGTTTTATTGTTGTGCTGACATTATTCTTATTCATGGGATTCATGAATATCATAAATATGAATCAGCCACCTACCGAACCACGCGAAAGAGATTATGCGCAGATAGGAGCATTTTTCGCCTTTGCCATCTGGGTCGGATTTAGCATAGGTGCAATGGTTGATCTTGCTAAAAATTTCAAGAACAAAAAAACATTACAGGAATACGCTTTATATGCATCACTTATTTTATTGGCGATGTTCTTTACAGGACTCACCATGTATTCTTTTACCACTTTCTTAATGGTATTAGTTTATAGTTTGGCAGTGATGTTTGCTCTGGGACTTATTGGTTCACTTATTTATAATGCTACAAAAAAAGAATTCTCCCTGGCATTAGTAGCATTTATTATTTGTTTATCCGGACCAATTTTAATGGCACAACAAGGCTGGGACGATCACAATCGCTCCACCAGAACTTTTGCACGTGATATAGCGAGAAATTATTTGGAATCTTGTCCGCCTAATGCAATATTATTTACACAGGGTGATAATGATACCTATCCACTTTGGTATGCGCAGGAAGTGGAGGGAATTAGAACTGACATCCGCATAATTAATTTAAGTCTCCTCGGGGTTGATTGGTATATTAATCAATTGCGTCACGCAACAAATGAAACTCAACCGATACAATTAATATTATCGTCGGATAAAATATTGGGAGATAAACGCAATCAGATCGTATCCAATGAAAAAAGCAGATACAAGACCAACACCATGGAGCTTTCTGAATTTATTAAATTTATAGGGACCGATGATCCTAAATTACAGATATATAGCGAAGGCTTGGAAGATTATTTTAATTACATGCCTACTCAAAATTTAAGGATCACCATTGATCCCGAGACAATGAAAAAAAATGATATTGTTCCGGATAACATTGCTCAGGACACAAAAAAAGAGTTGAACTTTAATTTAAAACGCAATACCTTATTAAAAAATGATCTGATGACACTTGATATTGTTGCAAGTAACATCAATACCCGTCCGATCTGTTTTGCAATTAGTGTAACAGGAGATTCGCATCTTGGTTTAGAAAAATATCTGATGCAGCGCAATATGGTATATCAGTTAATGCCAGTGGAAATGGAAAATGAAAAGTCGCTGATGGATGGATATAGAAAAAACATGAATACCGATATTCAATATGATCTGTTGGTGAATCAAAAAGAAAAATTCACTTATGGCGGTGTTGAAAAAGGTGGTAAGATGTATATTGATCCAAGTGGTTATGGTTCTATTTTAACTACTAAATATTTAAACTATTTTGAATTGGTAAAAAGTTTAAATGAAGAACGTTTATATCTGGATGCTCAGGCTCGACAAATGATGACAGATACGGTTAACGAGGAATACGATGAGGTTGGAAAAGAATTAATGCAACAAAGCGCGGAGAAAAAACAAAAAGCATTACAAGTTTTGGATATGATGTTAACATTATTTCCGAATTCAAGTGTTCCTTATGATTATAATATGGTGAATGTTGCACAGGTTTATGAGCAACTTGGAAACAAGGAAAAGGCGTTGGAAATTGTGAGAACAATGGAAGCCAGAACATTTGACGAGTTGGAATATTATTACAAGATGACTCAAAACGACAGGTTCACTGCAGATATGTTTGAACAGGACAAATATCAGGCAGAAACTTGTGTGTATTTTTCGACTGAACTTGCAAAAAAAGCAGGTGATGCTGAATATGCAGATGCATTAAATTCGAAATGGGAAAATTTAAGATTAAAATACGGAATATTAGCGCCAAATGAGAGAAACAGGAACTCGAAATAA
- the rlmB gene encoding 23S rRNA (guanosine(2251)-2'-O)-methyltransferase RlmB, whose product MRETGTRNNRKKFDNLVFGRQPVLELLSSDKTVDKILLQKSSSGDVIPFIKAKAAEKEIPLQYVPIEKLNTLTGGNHQGVIAFIAAIEFQSIENILPFIIEKGETPLLLILDGITDVRNFGAIARTAYASGVHAIIISVNSAAPVNEDAIKTSAGALTKIPICREKSLTQTLEYLLLNGLQLVGTDGKADKYIYDLDLSIPTAIIMGAEDTGISYNARKYITSNAKLPIINDFDSYNVSVAAGMVLYEAMKQRIRSEF is encoded by the coding sequence ATGAGAGAAACAGGAACTCGAAATAATCGCAAGAAATTCGATAACCTCGTATTTGGCAGGCAACCGGTATTGGAATTATTAAGCAGCGATAAAACAGTTGATAAAATATTATTACAAAAATCGTCTTCGGGAGATGTAATACCATTTATCAAAGCAAAGGCTGCGGAAAAAGAAATACCGCTGCAATATGTTCCGATAGAAAAATTGAATACTTTAACCGGAGGCAATCACCAGGGAGTGATTGCCTTTATTGCTGCAATAGAATTTCAGAGTATAGAAAATATACTTCCCTTTATTATTGAAAAGGGAGAAACTCCTCTCCTTTTAATTTTGGATGGAATTACCGATGTGCGCAATTTTGGTGCTATTGCACGCACCGCATATGCAAGTGGTGTGCATGCCATTATTATCTCCGTAAACAGCGCTGCTCCGGTAAATGAAGACGCAATAAAAACATCCGCAGGTGCATTAACAAAAATTCCGATCTGCCGCGAAAAAAGTTTAACCCAAACATTAGAATATTTATTATTAAACGGCTTACAATTAGTTGGCACCGATGGTAAAGCAGATAAATATATTTACGATCTCGATCTCTCCATTCCCACCGCAATAATAATGGGTGCAGAAGATACAGGCATAAGTTATAACGCAAGAAAATATATCACCTCCAACGCCAAACTTCCCATCATAAATGATTTTGATTCGTATAATGTTTCTGTAGCGGCGGGGATGGTGTTATACGAAGCGATGAAACAACGAATTCGTTCTGAGTTCTGA